The genome window GAGGCGCAATTCACCCAAACCTCAGCACTTGTCGAACCGATCTACTCCGGGAAATCAAAATACCACAAACAACCCTGTTGTCTTCCAGTTCGCGAGTCCCAACGACACGGCAAGCGAGTCTCTGACATCCAGCATCACCTCGGGCGCTTCAACTCCCGTTCATGACGGCGGCATTTCTCCGTACGGAATGGCCAACATGATCGAGAGAATGAACGACGTCCAAGATCGCGCTGCGGCGCCCCTGCCAAAGCGGCGAAAGGTTGATACCCCCGACCCCGAGTCCGACGCCGACAACAAGAAGAAGATGGGACCTGCCGGTAGCGGAATGCTCGGCGCGTATGTGAAGGAAAAGCAAGACGAAGGCAAGAAGGAGAATTCCAAGGTTTCTACCCAGACTGTGGACTTGACTGAGGAGGGCGATGATGTGGTCATGGTGGAGGACCCCGCAACCGAGGAGGTCTGCTACGGCATGCTCACCGGCTTCCTCGACTGCCACAAGGTACCTTCCGCCAAACCGGGCACGCAGAGCATCTTTGGAGCCGACTTCATGCCACCAGTTAAGATCGTTTTGAAGCGAATCATCGGGGATTCGACCAAGAAGATCCAGGCCTACGACTACACGCGCGACATCATCGGAAATGTGGATGCCAATACCGCCAATGCTCTCGTTCCCCTGTTGGACTCCAACGTGCGCCTGCGAACGGACTGCAAGATTCCTGCGCGTAGAAAGCAAGCGGATGAGCACCCGGGCCAGGCGATCTCGAGATCCTACCCTGTGGAAATGACACTGTACGGCCAGTACAGATTTGTCAAGGCTGTCGGCAAGCACTTTGATAGATTCAAGATTGTTCTACGACATCCCAATAGAGTTGACAAAGGTGTCAGGTATGAGAATGTTCATACCGATAACAAGCCTAACCCGGCGCCTGGTGCCAGAAACCTGGCCGGAGCTCTCGCTCAGTACAACAATCATTCCTCGTCTACCTACTACACCAATCCCACTCCACGCACTGTCGAAGAGATCAGATCGGACGTGATGGGCGTCTTCGACTCGATGGGAAAGACCGATGAGCTTCCTGAAATGGACCCAGCTCCTATCGTCACCACAGAGTTACTGAAGCATCAGAAGCAAGGCCTCTACTTCATGACTGCGAGAGAAAAGGAGTCCACGGCCGAAGAACGAGTGAAGGGATCCATGTGGCAGCTCAAAATCGGGCCCACTGGACAGAAGTTCTACTACAACGTCATCACCGGCCACCAAGAGCGTACTCTTCCCGCAGACACCCATGGCGGATTGCTAGCCGACATGATGGGCTTGGGAAAGACCCTCAGCATCCTCTCGCTCATTGGCAGCTCGTTGGACCAGGCCAAGGAATGGGCAGGTCGCACACCAGTCCAGCCCGAGATGCCGCCCCAGAAAGCTGGGGGAAAGGCAACAGCTTCGAGCTCTCTGCCTCTGACGGGCATCGCAATGAATGCCAAGGCTACATTGCTCGTGTGTCCCCTGAGTACGGTCACGAACTGGGAAGAGCAGATCAAGCAGCACATCGCGCCGGGAgagttaagctactatatctATCATGGTTCGAATAGAATCAAGGATGTCGAGAAATTGGCCGAGTTTGACTTGGTCATCACCACCTACGGCTCTGTCTCTAGTGAGCTAGGCGCTCGCTCCAAGCGAAAGTCTGGCAAGTATCCTCTTGAGGAGATTGGTTGGTTCCGAATCGTGCTGGACGAGGCGCACATGATTCGCGAAGTCGCGACTCTGCAGTTCAAGGCCATTGTTCGTCTTCAGGCCGCCCGCCGTTGGGCTGTGACTGGTACGCCCGTCCAGAATCGACTCGAGGACTTGGCCGCTCTCCTTCAGTTTGTCCGGCTGAAGCCATTCGATGACCGCAACAAGTTCAACCGGTTCATCGTGGACCCCTTCAAGGCCTGTGACACAGAGATTGTTCCGAAACTCCGCGTGCTGGTTGACAGTGTCACACTCCGCCGGTTGAAGGACAAGATCAACCTTCCGCCCCGAAGCGACCACATTGTCAAGCTCGACTTCACAGAAGAGGAGCGCGAGGTTTACAATCTCTTCGAGAAGAACGCTCAAGACCGCGTCAAGGTGCTTTCTGGCAACGGCGTACAGAAGGCATTGGGTGGTCACACCTACATCCACATTCTTCGATCCATTCTCCGGCTTCGACTCCTTTGTGCCCACGGCAAGGATCTCCTGAATCAGGAAGATCTAGAGGCTTTGCAGGGCATGACTGCTGACATGGCTATTGACCTTGACAGCGACGATGAGGACAAGAAGCCCGGCCTTTCTGATCGTAAAGCATACGAGATGTTTGAGCTCATGCAGGAGACGAACACGGATGCTTGCAGCGCCTGTTCGAAGAAGATAGGAACCAACGACGACGCTAGCATCGAGTCCGAGGGACAGGAGGACATTCTCGGTTACATGACGCCTTGCTTCCACATCATCTGCGGTTCCTGCATTAAGGGTGTTAAGGAACAGACTAGACGACTGCTCCCTCCCGGCCAGGCTATGGGACCTTGCCCCATCTGTTCCACCGTGATCAAGCCTGCCTACGTGGACATTCGTCGATCTCGAGTCAAGGTGGAGCACGAAGGTCCTGCGAAGGAGAAGACCGCAACGAACGGCCGCAAGAGCTTTGGAAAATACACGGGCCCGCACACAAAGACGAGGGCGCTGGTCGAGGATCTGCTCAAGTCAAAGGCTGACACCGATGCGAACCCCGATGAGCCGCCGTACAAGTCGGTGGTGTTCTCCACGTGGACCTCCCACCTTGACTTGATTCAAATGGCTCTTGACAATGTCGGTGTGAAGTACGTCAGGCTGGATGGCAGTATGACGCGTATCGCCCGAACCCAGGCGATGGACAGCTTCCGGGAGGACCACTCAGTCCACGTGATCTTGGTGTCGATCACTGCCGGTGGTCTCGGTCTGAACCTGACAGCGGGTAGCAACGTCTATGTTATGGAGCCTCAGTACAACCCTGCTGCGGAGGCTCAGGCCATTGACCGTGTTCACCGTCTCGGGCAGAAGCGACCGGTTCGAACAGTCCGCTACATCATGAGAAACAGTTTCGAGGAAAAGATGCTCGAACtgcaggagaagaagaataAGCTGGCGAGTCTCAGCATGGACAGAAAGGAGAGGGTCTTTGACAAGAGCGAAGCGGCCCGGCAGAGACTGCTGGATCTGCGAAGTCTTTTCAAATGAGCCTGATCAAATCGGCGGTGTGGCTTTTTCGGCTTGCGCAAGCATATTATCGTGGCGTTTGGGAGTATAGGGAGGCAGGAATCCAGCAATGGGGTGGGGCGAAGCCAAGGCTTCAACGGTTTTcgtttttctttctttccaaCGGCCGCCTACGAATGAGCTCACGACAAATCTTATTCGGTGGCTGTGATTTCGGTGTCAGGATGGGGAGGGCAATCTCACCTCTCACGCGTTTAACGGCGTGACAATGCGATCGATACCACTGCTTCAAGGTCTTCTATTCGATGATGAGAGCAACGGAGACGAAGTCATTTGAGAAGGGGTTGGGTCAGTACGGGAGGCAAGCTTCGAATCGTTCTTCCATGATTTGGTCATGGTTATGTCAATGTGTGTCAGACTAGAATTGCATTAGACGTACGTAGGCGTCTTGCTCTTGCGAAAGGCAGCGTCCTTCGGATAGTCGAGGATAAATGAATGGTACAACTTTGCAACAGAAACCCCGTAGCATTGATAGGGCAGGATATCTCCTGGACTTGGGTACTTTCACATGTGATTGCTCGACGACCCTAGGTGTACATACATGGTCGTCTGTTGACCCTCAAAGATAGCTAGCTGTTGAGCAGCCATGCAAGTCATACAGAGTTAAGGTGTATCCAGGAAGAtcaaaaaggggggggggcatcCCTGTTCTGAGCATGTCATTGTTGAATAGCTCCCCTCTCCCCCATCCCGAGGTAAACATCCAACCAAGCTATAGCGAGTACCTGGAATAAATCTCGACATCACCTAGTTCGTTTCGCCTCATCCTTGGAGTTTGGGTCAGTAGGCATTCTCGGTAGCGGAATGGTCCGCATGAAGCGATCGAGTCTTTATCATGTGGAGTGTTTGTGACATTTTTTTCGTGGTATCTCCCCGAGCTCAAggaattttttttttgttgAGGGTGcgagtaggtaggtaaggttgTATGCGGTACTGGCTTGTGTCACTTTTTGCCGTTccgcggggggggggggggggggggggcggctAGTACATACGCCGGGGCTCGAAGCCCGTGTGAGACAACGAATGATGGGAAATGATAATAAGGGGGGGGAAAGGAAAGCATTGAGCCCGCCTGCGGCCGACGGCCGTTCGTCCGGGTCTCCGCCCCAACCTGGGAAGATCTGTTAGGTAGGCTGTTTGTTGACTTTTTGCTCGTCTTTAAGCGCCAGcccaccttaccttaccttaccttaccggccgtgtggggggggggggtctcCAGAAGGGCAAGACGGGCTCGGTAGATGTTTGGAAGCGTACAAATTAGAGAACGaacaggggggggggggagaaaAAGCATGTGATTGCGGCTTCTGGGCCGTATCGTGTATGAAAGCGATGCATGTACCTGGCTTACCTGATGGTATCAACCAGTGTATATGGGAGAATACTGATGAGCTTCTTCCGACGTGGCACGGTGAGTAGAGGTGTGATTAGGATGAGTTAAACCTTGAGCAATCATGGCCGCGTCATGGACAACTCTCTTGTTCTCGGCTGGTTGATCTGAGTCGACAGCAGTCAGCTTTGTAGAGGTATTGCTCGAGCCCAAATCGAAATGTCAAGTTGATCATAGATGTTGGCAAGTACAAGGTTATTTGAAGTGAAGGTTGTTATTGTCATTCTCGCCCTTTTGATGGGCTTTGCTTTTTCTAGTCTAAACAGTTTCTCATTACTGTTGTAGTGAACGCCCTGTTGCAATGCCCAACCCCGCAAACGCCTAAAAATGTCCCATAAGTGTGAGGTTGGCAATTGCTCTCACCTTCAGCCGAAGGTGAAGTGTCAAAGGCGTGTCACCCTAAAACGGCTTGGGCATGCCGTGATGACGATGGTTTCAACAGAGCCAACCCTATGGCCAGCTCGTGTCCACCAATCTGTTGAAGTGAAAGTCAAGCGCTCCCACATCACCCGCCTCGATTTGTTTGTTTTGAACAAGCCTCCCAAAGTCATTAAACTGCCCTATCCATCATATGTTCATGCAGCGTCAGCGCTGGCAACGGGGACAGCAACACGAGTGAGCTGATCTCCCGCACGAACGATGCGCTCGCCACTCGAGTCAGTGACGGTGGTCATGTCCTTGTTCTCGTACTGGGCACGCTTCCAGATCTCAACCTCGCAACCACCACGGAGAACACCAACACGCATGGTAGAGAGCAGGTTGTGAGCGGCGTTCGAGTGGAGGTAGACACCACCGTTGAAGATGGCAGTGGCGTCCTTGCCGAGGGCGGAAGAAATGAGAGCCTTGCCACCGGGGTGCTCCTGGATGAAATCGGTCACGTCGTGAATGACACCAGCAATGGCAACGAGACCTCTACCGTTCTTTGCCTGTGCCTTGAAGTCGTCCCAGTCGATGACAGGCAGCTGCTCCAAGGGGACACCCCAATCGAGCTTCGCGCGCTTCTGGTCAAGCTTCTTCTGCAGCTGCTGGACACGGCCCTTCTCGATCTCATTCTGACGGAATTGCTTGAGGTCGGTAGCGAGGCCGAGCTGCTTCCAGGTCCAAATGCACCACTTAGTGGGGTCGTACTGCCACCACTGGATGGCGTTGCGGTAGTCGGACGGGAACTCGTGGTGGAAGTTGTGGTATCCCTCACCAAGGGTGACGAGGGCAGTGATGACGTGATCACGAGGTGAGTTGCGATCATCGAAGGGCTGGTCACCGAGCCAGTGAGCCAGGGAGTTGACGCAGAAGGTAGCCTGCTGAACAACGAAGATGCGAAGAATTCCACCGTAGACGTAACCGCCGAGCCAGTCGCCCCATCCAAGGCCGCAGAAGAGTGTGGGGAAGATGACACCCATGGCGAGGACGCACTTGATGAAGTGAACGTGCTGCCACATGACGACGGGGTCCTCGTTGAGATCGGAGATGTCGGTACGGCCCATACGCTTGGGGTCCTGCTTCATGACCATCCAGCCGATGTGGCTGTACAGAAGGCCCTTGCGAACGGAGTACGGGTCCTTGTCGGTATCGGTGTAGCGGTGGTGAGCACGGTGTCCGTGAGACCACCATCGGATGGAACCCTCAACGGCACCGGCGCCGACAGCGGCGAGGTAGATTCTGAGAGGAAGGCTGGCCTTGTAGGAACGGTGAGCCCACAGACGGTGGTAGCCAGCGGTGATACCGAGACCGGTGTTGAAGTAGTAGACAACGGCGAAGACGGCGGTCTTCCATGTAAGAGGAATCCAGTAGGAGCAGATGAATCCAATCAAGGGGACAATCAGGATGAAGGTCGTGTTGAGCCAGTTGACATGCTTGTACCAGTTGCTCGCGGTGATTGGCTGGGTTGAACTATTCTGAATGTTAGTTGCCATACCATCTTTGTTTTGTTGGGGAAGCTGCCAACGTACATGTGAGGCTTCTTGATATCGTAGGCCCTGGCACGGGTAGGAACGTAGTCGGAAGTTCCATCGGGGAAGTTCTCGGCCTTGGTGACCTTTGCGTCGGAAGATGAAGTCGTCGCCGACATCTTGAAGACCGAAGCCAGTAGGCTACAAATGTGAATCGAAGGTTGTGGTCGGA of Colletotrichum lupini chromosome 8, complete sequence contains these proteins:
- a CDS encoding SNF2 family domain-containing protein is translated as STTTTTNSLLTITSLPPPYRDLGVGLDSTFGLLLPPTSRAIHLLRLGSLVCFWSPAEPAQISRDAAMASPNGPNGRANHINAQPQAQSWNAQALLNPRSYAVSNAASRRNSPKPQHLSNRSTPGNQNTTNNPVVFQFASPNDTASESLTSSITSGASTPVHDGGISPYGMANMIERMNDVQDRAAAPLPKRRKVDTPDPESDADNKKKMGPAGSGMLGAYVKEKQDEGKKENSKVSTQTVDLTEEGDDVVMVEDPATEEVCYGMLTGFLDCHKVPSAKPGTQSIFGADFMPPVKIVLKRIIGDSTKKIQAYDYTRDIIGNVDANTANALVPLLDSNVRLRTDCKIPARRKQADEHPGQAISRSYPVEMTLYGQYRFVKAVGKHFDRFKIVLRHPNRVDKGVRYENVHTDNKPNPAPGARNLAGALAQYNNHSSSTYYTNPTPRTVEEIRSDVMGVFDSMGKTDELPEMDPAPIVTTELLKHQKQGLYFMTAREKESTAEERVKGSMWQLKIGPTGQKFYYNVITGHQERTLPADTHGGLLADMMGLGKTLSILSLIGSSLDQAKEWAGRTPVQPEMPPQKAGGKATASSSLPLTGIAMNAKATLLVCPLSTVTNWEEQIKQHIAPGELSYYIYHGSNRIKDVEKLAEFDLVITTYGSVSSELGARSKRKSGKYPLEEIGWFRIVLDEAHMIREVATLQFKAIVRLQAARRWAVTGTPVQNRLEDLAALLQFVRLKPFDDRNKFNRFIVDPFKACDTEIVPKLRVLVDSVTLRRLKDKINLPPRSDHIVKLDFTEEEREVYNLFEKNAQDRVKVLSGNGVQKALGGHTYIHILRSILRLRLLCAHGKDLLNQEDLEALQGMTADMAIDLDSDDEDKKPGLSDRKAYEMFELMQETNTDACSACSKKIGTNDDASIESEGQEDILGYMTPCFHIICGSCIKGVKEQTRRLLPPGQAMGPCPICSTVIKPAYVDIRRSRVKVEHEGPAKEKTATNGRKSFGKYTGPHTKTRALVEDLLKSKADTDANPDEPPYKSVVFSTWTSHLDLIQMALDNVGVKYVRLDGSMTRIARTQAMDSFREDHSVHVILVSITAGGLGLNLTAGSNVYVMEPQYNPAAEAQAIDRVHRLGQKRPVRTVRYIMRNSFEEKMLELQEKKNKLASLSMDRKERVFDKSEAARQRLLDLRSLFK
- a CDS encoding cytochrome b5-like Heme/Steroid binding domain-containing protein, which translates into the protein MSATTSSSDAKVTKAENFPDGTSDYVPTRARAYDIKKPHISTQPITASNWYKHVNWLNTTFILIVPLIGFICSYWIPLTWKTAVFAVVYYFNTGLGITAGYHRLWAHRSYKASLPLRIYLAAVGAGAVEGSIRWWSHGHRAHHRYTDTDKDPYSVRKGLLYSHIGWMVMKQDPKRMGRTDISDLNEDPVVMWQHVHFIKCVLAMGVIFPTLFCGLGWGDWLGGYVYGGILRIFVVQQATFCVNSLAHWLGDQPFDDRNSPRDHVITALVTLGEGYHNFHHEFPSDYRNAIQWWQYDPTKWCIWTWKQLGLATDLKQFRQNEIEKGRVQQLQKKLDQKRAKLDWGVPLEQLPVIDWDDFKAQAKNGRGLVAIAGVIHDVTDFIQEHPGGKALISSALGKDATAIFNGGVYLHSNAAHNLLSTMRVGVLRGGCEVEIWKRAQYENKDMTTVTDSSGERIVRAGDQLTRVAVPVASADAA